Genomic window (Vigna radiata var. radiata cultivar VC1973A unplaced genomic scaffold, Vradiata_ver6 scaffold_1074, whole genome shotgun sequence):
ATCAAGAAGAAAATTAACCAAAGTTATTGTCATACCTTTATTTTGTCTTCGAGTTTTTCACAGAGAACCCGATTTAGTTCTTGAACATCATGCTGCATGAAAGAATCATATGTATCCCAACCAAAAGACTTTGTCAGCTCCTTCGTCGCAACACTGGTGTCACTGTATTGAAGCTTGTAGAATAAACTTTGTAAAGCCAAAGGGATGCTACCAGAGGGCATATCATTTTCAGTTGTTGGCNTATGGTACACAGCCTGAAATGTTATATTCACGAACCAACTTCTTATTGCTTTCCAACAGATAATTGAACTTCAGGCAaaccaaaaatatgaaaaactgtTCTAACCTTTCTAAAATAAGGAATATGGTACAAGGTTTGGAGTAGAGAATTCATATAACATGTAGCTCCTTGGTTCTTAAGCCCAACATAGCCAGTCTCCTTCTTNGAATCATAAGTCCAGTAATCAACAATCCTACGAACAAGAACCTC
Coding sequences:
- the LOC106755238 gene encoding ubiquitin carboxyl-terminal hydrolase 12-like, coding for MPLGELYDPSRGYLVNDTLIVEAEVLVRRIVDYWTYDSKKETGYVGLKNQGATCYMNSLLQTLYHIPYFRKAVYHXPTTENDMPSGSIPLALQSLFYKLQYSDTSVATKELTKSFGWDTYDSFMQHDVQELNRVLCEKLEDKIKGTVVEGTIQXLFEGHHMNYIECINVEGDAPF